From Alienimonas californiensis, a single genomic window includes:
- a CDS encoding caspase family protein: MRSALVVGIDHYGHPFPRLHGAVSDAHAIQQLLYSHADGSANFQVELRTASTTGEGVNSGDLRNLVERLFQSNSDIALFYFAGHGHVERTGGYLLTSECSRGDQGLSLSDLLVMANESKIRNRVILLDSCHSGAAGVVPHVGQNSVLSEGLTIMTASSQDQYAHESGMGGVFTSLLVDALSGAAANILGEITPGSVYAHVDQSLSFLEQRPVFKTNVQSFVSLRRVEPVVTVEEIRRMLEFFPSRGSEYQLDPSFEPRDDGRTEMMPAADPANVEKLLVLRKYNRAALLVPVGVANLWDACMESKPVRLTALGEHYRRLAELKRV, translated from the coding sequence ATGCGGTCAGCACTCGTAGTGGGTATCGATCATTACGGCCATCCATTCCCCAGACTCCACGGCGCCGTCAGTGACGCGCACGCTATTCAGCAGTTGTTGTACAGCCATGCCGACGGAAGTGCGAACTTTCAGGTCGAACTGCGTACCGCCAGCACGACAGGCGAAGGAGTCAACAGTGGCGATCTCAGGAATCTGGTAGAGAGACTTTTTCAAAGCAACAGCGACATTGCCCTTTTCTATTTCGCCGGACATGGGCACGTTGAACGTACAGGCGGCTATTTGCTCACGAGCGAATGCAGCCGAGGCGACCAAGGCCTTTCGCTGTCAGACTTGTTAGTGATGGCGAATGAGTCGAAGATCCGTAATCGAGTCATACTGCTCGACAGCTGCCACTCCGGTGCGGCCGGCGTTGTGCCGCACGTCGGCCAAAACTCTGTCCTGTCTGAGGGGTTGACGATTATGACGGCGTCATCACAGGATCAGTATGCACATGAAAGCGGTATGGGCGGAGTGTTCACGTCGCTACTCGTCGACGCCCTGAGCGGAGCGGCGGCAAACATTCTCGGGGAGATCACGCCGGGTAGCGTATACGCACACGTCGATCAGTCGTTAAGCTTCCTCGAGCAGCGCCCCGTCTTCAAGACGAACGTGCAGAGCTTTGTGTCGCTGCGACGTGTGGAGCCAGTCGTCACCGTAGAAGAGATCCGCCGCATGCTCGAGTTCTTTCCATCCCGCGGTTCGGAATATCAGCTTGACCCCTCTTTCGAACCGCGGGACGACGGGAGGACCGAGATGATGCCGGCCGCCGACCCCGCCAACGTCGAAAAGCTGCTTGTGCTGAGAAAATACAACCGTGCGGCGCTCCTTGTACCGGTCGGCGTCGCCAATCTTTGGGACGCATGTATGGAAAGCAAGCCGGTCCGCCTCACTGCCCTCGGCGAACATTACAGACGTCTCGCTGAACTCAAACGAGTCTGA
- a CDS encoding TIR domain-containing protein → MGKKRIFISFPIEDKSAYHHLVGQARNENSPFEFVDMGVKKPWDEKWKTNCRTKIKGCDGVIALVSKNTASADGQLWEVGCALQEEVPVRGVHISVKERPSALPREFAGVRVVSWTWDNIANFLDSL, encoded by the coding sequence ATGGGCAAGAAGCGTATCTTCATTAGCTTTCCGATTGAAGACAAGTCGGCCTATCACCACCTCGTTGGGCAAGCGAGGAACGAGAACAGCCCGTTCGAGTTTGTCGACATGGGCGTAAAAAAACCGTGGGACGAGAAATGGAAAACGAACTGCCGCACGAAGATTAAAGGCTGTGACGGCGTTATCGCCCTCGTCAGTAAGAATACGGCCAGCGCGGACGGACAGCTTTGGGAGGTTGGCTGCGCCCTACAGGAAGAGGTGCCTGTGCGTGGAGTTCACATTTCTGTCAAGGAACGTCCAAGCGCACTCCCGCGTGAGTTTGCGGGGGTACGAGTTGTCAGCTGGACATGGGACAATATCGCCAACTTTCTCGATAGTCTCTGA